Proteins encoded within one genomic window of Erinaceus europaeus chromosome 13, mEriEur2.1, whole genome shotgun sequence:
- the CLDN20 gene encoding claudin-20 has protein sequence MASGRLQLLAFALALSGVSGVLAATLLPNWTVSVDAGPSILSAVAQLQGLWVDCTWHSTGLFSCAVKRPLLALPSHVQAARAAMVLACVLSALGLCACAVGMRCTRLGGDPATKGRAALTAGVCLAAAGLCTLIPTVWYTKEIVANFLDLSVPDSRKQEPGGAMYLGFISATLLCISGVIFCTSCARRGPEAWLQAPRPKPVSPLQLEGGSAYNLKDYV, from the coding sequence ATGGCCTCGGGGCGCCTGCAGCTGCTGGCCTTCGCCCTGGCCCTGTCGGGGGTGTCCGGGGTGCTGGCGGCCACGCTGCTGCCCAACTGGACGGTGAGCGTGGACGCGGGCCCGAGCATCCTCAGCGCCGTGGCGCagctgcaggggctgtgggtggACTGCACGTGGCACAGCACCGGCCTGTTCAGCTGCGCCGTCAAGCGCCCCCTGCTGGCCCTGCCCAGCCACGTGCAGGCCGCGCGCGCCGCCATGGTGCTGGCCTGCGTGCTGTCTGCACTGGGGCTCTGCGCCTGCGCCGTGGGCATGCGGTGCACCCGCCTGGGCGGGGACCCGGCCACCAAGGGCCGGGCGGCCTTGACGGCGGGGGTGTGCCTCGCGGCAGCCGGCCTCTGCACCCTGATCCCCACCGTGTGGTACACCAAGGAGATCGTGGCCAACTTCCTGGACCTGAGCGTGCCCGACAGCCGTAAGCAGGAGCCCGGGGGCGCCATGTACTTGGGGTTCATCTCGGCCACGCTGCTGTGCATCTCCGGGGTGATTTTCTGCACCTCCTGTGCCAGGAGGGGCCCAGAGGCCTGGCTGCAGGCTCCCAGGCCGAAGCCCgtctcccccctgcagctggagggcGGCTCGGCTTACAACCTCAAGGACTACGTGTAA
- the TIAM2 gene encoding rho guanine nucleotide exchange factor TIAM2 isoform X5, which yields MEGLRDSQDPPSRPLARHLSDADRLRKVIQELVDTEKSYVKDLSCLFELYLEPLQNETFLTQDEMESLFGSLPEMLEFQKVFLETLEDGIAASSDFNILETPSQFRKLLFSLGGSFLYYADHFKLYSGFCANHIKVQKVLERARTDRAFKAFLDARNPTKQHSSTLESFLIKPVQRVLKYPLLLKELVSLTDHDSEEHYHLTEALKAMEKVASHINEMQKIYEDYGTVFDQLVAEQSGTEKEVTELSMGELLTHSTVSWLNPLLSLGKTRKDLELTVFVFKRAVILVYKENCKLKKKSSSNSRPAHGSADLDPFKFRWLIPISALQVRLGNAAGTENSSIWELIHTKSEVEGRPETIFQLCCSDCESKTSIVKVIRSILRENFRRHIKCEQPLEKACKDRLVPLKNRVPVSAKLASSRSLKVLRNSSSGEWPGEQGKGSSLDSDEGSLSSGTPSSCQDPPRHLPPGTADFPDGLVKESDILSDEDEDGPRSLGKQASPTRDIEIQFQRLSISEEPDAQPSEGQPKLVRAHFCPIKRKANSTRRDRGTLLRAQIRHQSLDSQPESAGLDLSSVLQREFSVQSLASVVNEECFYETESHAKS from the exons ATGGAGGGGCTGAGGGACAGCCAGGACCCCCCGTCCCGGCCTCTGGCCCGCCACCTCTCAGATGCCGACCGTCTGCGCAAAGTCATCCAGGAGCTGGTAGACACAGAGAAGTCCTATGTCAAG GATCTGAGCTGCCTCTTTGAACTGTACTTGGAGCCTCTTCAGAATGAGACGTTTCTTACACAAGATGAG ATGGAGTCTCTCTTTGGAAGTCTCCCGGAGATGCTGGAATTCCAGAAGGTGTTTTTGGAGACACTGGAGGACGGGATTGCAGCATCGTCCGATTTTAACATACTGGAGACCCCGTCTCAGTTCAGA aaacttctgttctcccttggaGGCTCTTTCCTTTACTACGCGGACCACTTTAAACTGTACAGCGGCTTCTGTGCTAACCACATTAAAGTGCAGAAGGTTCTAGAGCGAG CTAGGACGGACAGAGCCTTCAAGGCATTCCTGGACGCCCGCAACCCCACCAAGCAGCACTCTTCCACGCTGGAGTCCTTCCTCATCAAGCCGGTGCAGAGGGTGCTCAAGTACCCGCTGCTGCTCAAGGAGCTGGTGTCCCTGACGGACCACGACAGCGAGGAGCACTACCACCTGACAG AAGCACTGAAAGCCATGGAGAAAGTTGCCAGTCACATCAACGAGATGCAGAAGATCTACGAGGACTATGGGACGGTGTTTGACCAGCTGGTGGCAGAACAGAGCGGCACAGAGAAGGAG GTGACAGAACTCTCTATgggggaacttctgacacactcCACCGTCTCCTGGCTGAACCCACTTCTGTCTCTGGGAAAAACCAGGAAGGACCTTGAGCTGACGGTATTTG TGTTTAAAAGAGCTGTCATCTTGGTGTATAAAGAAAACTGCAAACTGAAAAAGAAATCG TCCTCCAATTCCCGGCCGGCGCACGGCTCCGCCGACTTGGACCCGTTCAAGTTCCGCTGGCTGATCCCCATCTCTGCACTGCAAGTCCGACTGGGCAACGCAGCAG GGACAGAAAACAGCTCCATCTGGGAGCTCATCCACACAAAGTCAGAAGTGGAAGGGCGGCCAGAAACCATCTTTCAGCTGTGCTGCAG CGACTGTGAAAGCAAAACCAGCATCGTCAAGGTGATTCGGTCTATTCTGCGGGAGAATTTCCGGAGGCACATCAAGTGTGAGCAGCCCCTGGAGAAAGCCTGCAAGGACCGCCTGGTGCCGCTGAAGAACCGAGTCCCTGTTTCAGCCAAGCTAG CCTCATCCAGGTCCCTCAAGGTCCTGAGGAACTCCTCCAGCGGCGAGTGGCCTGGCGAGCAGGGCAAGGGCAGCTCCCTGGACTCCGACGAGGGCAGCCTGAGCAGCGGCACCCCAAGCAGCTGCCAGGACCCCCCAAGACACCTGCCCCCAGGCACGGCTGACTTCCCCGACGGGCTCGTCAAGGAGAGCGACATCCTGAGCGACGAGGACGAAGACGGACCCCGGAGCCTTGGGAAGCAGGCCAGCCCGACCAGGGACATCGAGATTCAGTTCCAGAGACTGAGCATCTCTGAGGAGCCCGACGCGCAGCCTTCGGAGGGGCAGCCCAAGCTGGTGCGGGCCCACTTCTGCCCCATCAAGCGCAAGGCCAACAGCACCAGGAGGGACCGGGGAACGCTGCTCCGGGCGCAGATCCGGCACCAGTCCCTCGACAGTCAGCCAGAGAGCGCCGGCCTGGACCTCAGCTCTGTGCTCCAGCGAGAATTCAGTGTCCAGAGCCTGGCGTCTGTGGTCAATGAGGAGTGTTTTTACGAGACGGAGAGCCACGCAAAGTCCTAG